One Nocardioidaceae bacterium SCSIO 66511 genomic window carries:
- a CDS encoding phosphotransferase family protein, producing the protein MTSERTAVRHEDAFDVSAVAAWLDDEVGIAGVPTVEQYRGGASNLTYLLGYPDGSLILRRPPAGAKAGGAHDMVREYTVQSRLKPKFQYVPDMIALCTDEDVIGSQFYVMERIPGVVLRANLPDGYALSRDDAGALASVFVDRFVDLHRIDPRAVDLVDLGKGDGYVSRQVTGWTDRYRKAMTPGAPDFEPIASWLEAVQPADVDSCVIHNDYRLDNLVLDEGLTKIRAVLDWEMATIGDPLMDLACALAYWVQSDDPPGMLGLRRQPSHLPGMPTRADIFEYYCLRMELSPDAWPFYEVYGIFRLAVILQQIYYRYHLGQTSNPDFAGFGATVEYLHGRCQEIRDRA; encoded by the coding sequence ATGACCAGCGAACGCACCGCCGTACGGCATGAGGATGCCTTCGACGTCTCGGCCGTCGCGGCATGGCTCGACGACGAGGTCGGCATCGCCGGCGTACCGACCGTCGAGCAGTATCGAGGCGGCGCATCGAACCTCACGTACCTCCTCGGATATCCGGACGGCTCGCTCATCTTGCGGCGTCCGCCGGCGGGCGCGAAGGCCGGCGGGGCGCACGACATGGTGCGTGAGTACACCGTGCAGTCTCGCCTCAAGCCCAAGTTCCAATACGTACCCGACATGATCGCCCTGTGCACCGACGAAGACGTCATCGGATCGCAGTTCTACGTCATGGAACGCATTCCGGGTGTCGTTCTGCGCGCGAACCTGCCAGACGGTTACGCGTTGTCCCGCGACGACGCGGGTGCGCTCGCGAGCGTGTTCGTCGATCGCTTCGTCGATCTGCACCGAATCGACCCTCGAGCCGTCGACCTCGTCGATCTAGGTAAGGGCGACGGCTACGTTTCCCGGCAGGTGACCGGCTGGACCGATCGCTATCGCAAGGCGATGACCCCGGGCGCTCCCGACTTCGAGCCGATCGCCTCGTGGCTGGAGGCGGTTCAGCCGGCCGACGTCGACAGCTGTGTGATCCACAACGACTACCGCCTCGACAACCTCGTGCTCGACGAGGGACTGACCAAGATCCGGGCCGTCCTCGACTGGGAGATGGCCACCATCGGCGACCCGCTGATGGACCTCGCGTGCGCGCTCGCGTACTGGGTGCAGTCCGACGATCCGCCAGGCATGCTCGGGCTGCGCCGGCAGCCGAGTCATCTGCCGGGTATGCCGACGCGCGCCGATATCTTCGAGTACTACTGCCTCCGCATGGAGCTGTCGCCCGACGCATGGCCGTTCTACGAGGTCTACGGCATCTTCCGACTGGCGGTGATCCTGCAGCAGATCTACTACCGCTACCACCTCGGGCAGACCTCGAACCCCGATTTCGCCGGTTTCGGCGCGACGGTCGAGTACCTGCATGGTCGTTGTCAGGAGATCCGCGACCGCGCGTAG
- a CDS encoding DUF4185 domain-containing protein, producing the protein MALSRRAFLATSTGLGLGAALGSTALPQGLLPSAGAASIYKQTITGVGKDPDRRWRVVGTDLGIPYVLENGSIGYLFGDTFSSAMPGGPDWRSPVMLRSATHPGSAEGIVFDSAAGVAGDGLAPEIMYNGHRTDDGAGTPEFTVIPNDGIGFPETGEQIVSYMSIRDWYDGTPSWRSNYAGIAHSTDGNTFRRTPYVWWNNDANNDPFQMWTMQRDGAYVYVFSVAAGRQVGPMMLQRVPWDAMFDKAAYEPWGYLNGSWAWGNPCTGILHGGMGEPSVRKLDDGTWAMSYLRMSDLSIVTRTAEGPDKPWSPEAIQVTFAQEPNLYGGFIHPWSKSGAGNLHLLVSKWTSNAYHVSQYVGTL; encoded by the coding sequence ATGGCACTGAGCCGTCGGGCATTTCTGGCTACATCAACAGGGCTCGGCCTCGGTGCCGCGCTCGGGTCGACCGCTCTCCCGCAAGGGCTACTCCCAAGCGCCGGCGCCGCATCGATCTACAAACAGACGATCACCGGTGTCGGCAAGGACCCTGACCGACGTTGGCGGGTGGTCGGCACCGATCTCGGTATCCCGTACGTACTCGAGAACGGCTCGATCGGCTACCTGTTCGGCGACACCTTCAGCTCCGCGATGCCCGGCGGACCCGACTGGCGCTCGCCGGTGATGCTGCGTTCGGCGACCCACCCGGGAAGCGCTGAGGGCATCGTGTTCGACAGCGCCGCCGGCGTCGCAGGTGACGGCCTCGCTCCCGAGATCATGTACAACGGGCACCGGACCGACGACGGCGCCGGCACCCCGGAGTTCACCGTGATCCCGAACGACGGGATCGGCTTCCCCGAGACCGGGGAGCAGATCGTCTCGTACATGAGCATCCGCGACTGGTACGACGGCACTCCCTCGTGGCGGTCGAACTACGCAGGCATTGCACATTCGACGGACGGCAACACGTTCCGGCGCACGCCGTACGTCTGGTGGAACAACGACGCCAACAACGACCCGTTCCAGATGTGGACGATGCAGCGCGACGGAGCGTACGTCTATGTCTTCTCGGTGGCCGCGGGGCGCCAGGTCGGTCCGATGATGCTGCAGCGTGTGCCGTGGGATGCGATGTTCGACAAGGCCGCGTACGAACCGTGGGGCTACCTGAACGGATCGTGGGCGTGGGGCAACCCGTGCACCGGGATCCTGCACGGCGGGATGGGCGAGCCGTCCGTACGAAAGCTCGACGACGGTACGTGGGCGATGTCGTACCTGCGGATGAGCGACCTGTCGATCGTCACTCGTACCGCGGAAGGACCGGACAAACCGTGGTCGCCTGAGGCCATCCAGGTGACGTTCGCACAAGAGCCCAATCTGTACGGCGGGTTCATCCACCCTTGGTCGAAGTCCGGCGCGGGCAACCTGCACCTGTTGGTTTCCAAGTGGACGTCGAACGCCTATCACGTGAGTCAGTACGTCGGCACCTTGTGA
- the glgA gene encoding glycogen synthase — MRVDILSREYPPEVYGGAGVHVAELASALRARDDVDLRVRCFGDPRDEEGTTGYLTPVELADASAAIRTLATDLTMIDDCAGTDLVHSHTWYANHAGHVGSLLHGVPHVVTAHSLEPLRPWKAEQLGGGYAVSSWVERQAYENAARIIAVSDAMRADVLRCYPDVDPTKVVVVRNGIDTDAWTPSPERARVRALGADPDLPSVVYVGRITRQKGLPHLLRAARLLPTDTQLILCAGAPDTRDVEREVEALVAELRETHENVVWIPQMLARSDVVAMLTAATVFVCPSVYEPLGIVNLEAMACETAVVATATGGIPEVVADGETGWLVPIEQLGDGTGTPADPEQFERDLAAALTEALSDPVRAAAYGAAGRRRAVESFSWDAVGESTMQVYREVLG, encoded by the coding sequence ATGCGAGTCGACATCCTGAGCCGTGAGTACCCGCCGGAGGTGTACGGCGGGGCGGGCGTGCACGTTGCCGAGCTGGCGAGTGCGCTGCGCGCGCGTGACGACGTCGACTTGCGGGTGCGGTGCTTCGGCGACCCGCGTGATGAGGAGGGTACGACCGGATACCTCACACCGGTCGAACTCGCCGATGCGAGCGCCGCGATCCGCACGCTGGCAACGGATCTGACCATGATCGACGACTGCGCCGGTACGGACCTGGTGCACTCGCATACGTGGTATGCGAACCACGCCGGTCACGTCGGATCCCTGCTGCACGGTGTGCCGCATGTCGTGACTGCGCACAGTCTGGAGCCGCTGCGACCGTGGAAGGCCGAGCAGTTGGGCGGCGGCTACGCAGTCAGCTCCTGGGTGGAGCGGCAGGCGTACGAGAACGCCGCCCGGATCATCGCGGTGAGCGACGCGATGCGTGCCGATGTCCTTCGCTGCTATCCCGACGTCGACCCGACGAAGGTCGTCGTTGTCCGCAACGGGATCGATACAGACGCCTGGACCCCGTCTCCCGAGCGGGCCCGCGTTCGCGCGCTCGGCGCAGATCCGGATCTGCCGAGCGTCGTGTACGTCGGCCGGATCACGCGACAGAAGGGTCTGCCACATCTGTTGCGCGCCGCGCGACTGCTTCCGACGGACACCCAGCTGATCCTCTGCGCCGGCGCGCCGGACACCCGCGACGTCGAGCGGGAAGTCGAAGCGCTCGTCGCCGAGCTGCGTGAGACTCATGAGAACGTCGTCTGGATTCCACAGATGCTCGCGCGCTCAGACGTCGTCGCGATGCTGACGGCCGCGACGGTGTTCGTCTGCCCGTCGGTGTACGAACCGCTCGGCATCGTCAATCTCGAGGCGATGGCCTGCGAGACGGCAGTCGTGGCAACCGCTACCGGTGGCATTCCCGAGGTGGTGGCCGACGGCGAGACGGGATGGCTGGTGCCGATCGAACAGCTCGGTGACGGCACCGGCACACCCGCAGATCCTGAACAGTTCGAACGCGATCTGGCCGCAGCCCTCACCGAGGCGCTGTCGGACCCCGTACGTGCGGCGGCGTACGGAGCGGCCGGGCGGCGGAGGGCGGTCGAGTCGTTCAGTTGGGATGCCGTCGGGGAGAGCACGATGCAGGTCTACCGCGAAGTGCTGGGCTGA
- the glgC gene encoding glucose-1-phosphate adenylyltransferase, with amino-acid sequence MSPRTRNPKVLAIVLAGGEGKRLLPLTADRAKPAVPFGGTYRLIDFTLSNIVNSGYLQVIVLTQYKSHSLDRHISTAWRLPTMLDNYVAPVPAQQRVGKHWYLGSADAIYQSLNLIRDARPDLVLVAGADHVYRMDFSQMVAAHCASGASATVGAIRQPIEHAGQLGVIEVDPADPTRIVAFREKPESPVPLVDTPHHVLASMGNYVFDTDALVEAVSADAHAHATAHDMGGDIVPTFVERGEAAVYDFRGNDVAGSYNRDRDYWRDVGTLEAYHAAHMDLVSPLPVFNLYNYEWPTYTHYGPYPPAKLVHGANGEPARTEDSIVSAGAVITGGTVRESVLSPRCFVDADALVTNSVLLDDVYVGKGAQVHNAILDKSVNVPAGMRIGSDPEADRANGLYVGGSGLIVAEKGLPLGQPLGGNN; translated from the coding sequence GTGAGCCCACGTACGCGCAACCCCAAGGTGCTCGCGATCGTCCTTGCCGGTGGCGAGGGCAAACGTCTGCTGCCGCTCACTGCCGACCGCGCGAAACCCGCCGTGCCATTCGGCGGTACGTACCGGCTGATCGACTTCACGCTGTCGAACATCGTTAACTCGGGGTACCTGCAGGTCATCGTCCTCACCCAGTACAAGTCGCACAGCCTGGACCGGCACATCAGTACGGCCTGGCGCCTGCCGACGATGCTGGACAACTATGTCGCACCCGTGCCGGCGCAGCAGCGGGTCGGGAAACATTGGTACCTCGGTAGCGCCGATGCGATCTATCAGAGTCTCAACCTGATCCGCGATGCCCGCCCCGACCTGGTATTGGTTGCGGGCGCCGACCACGTGTACCGCATGGACTTCTCCCAGATGGTCGCTGCGCACTGTGCGTCCGGCGCATCCGCAACGGTCGGTGCGATCCGGCAGCCGATCGAGCATGCCGGGCAACTCGGCGTGATCGAGGTCGACCCCGCCGACCCGACCCGGATCGTGGCGTTCCGAGAGAAGCCGGAATCACCCGTACCACTTGTCGATACGCCACATCACGTACTCGCGTCGATGGGCAACTACGTCTTCGACACCGATGCCCTCGTCGAGGCGGTCAGTGCCGACGCGCATGCCCATGCCACGGCGCACGACATGGGCGGCGACATCGTGCCGACCTTCGTCGAACGCGGAGAGGCTGCGGTCTACGACTTCCGCGGCAACGATGTCGCCGGTTCGTACAACCGCGACCGCGACTATTGGCGCGACGTCGGCACGCTCGAGGCGTACCACGCAGCACATATGGATCTCGTCTCACCGCTGCCGGTTTTCAACCTCTACAACTATGAGTGGCCGACCTACACGCACTACGGGCCATACCCTCCGGCGAAATTGGTCCACGGCGCCAACGGCGAACCTGCTCGTACGGAGGACTCGATCGTGTCGGCGGGCGCCGTCATCACCGGCGGCACCGTACGAGAGTCGGTGCTGTCGCCGCGCTGCTTCGTCGATGCCGACGCGCTTGTGACCAACTCGGTGCTTCTCGACGACGTGTACGTGGGCAAGGGAGCCCAGGTCCACAACGCGATTCTCGACAAGTCGGTCAACGTACCCGCTGGGATGCGGATCGGCTCGGACCCCGAGGCCGACCGCGCCAACGGGCTGTACGTCGGCGGGTCGGGCCTCATAGTGGCAGAGAAGGGGCTGCCGCTCGGTCAGCCCCTCGGCGGGAACAACTGA
- a CDS encoding alpha/beta hydrolase: MKHLVVRAAAVFGAIGLAGSLLAAPTTARSAAPTASPDQVAAPVPDINWHKCEFAKKFDCANVRVPLDYDNPDGPKTKVFVQRHRATKPKQRIGSLFINPGGPGGSSSGFVFDAINLFGKSVRQRFDIVGVDPRGVGGSAIAECKGKWHHAPGWPPLPFPLKRKAERKWIKADNDLRAFCAKHKNALLDHMSTADTARDMDLVRQALGDDKLTYYGVSYGTYLGSTYAAMFPDRVRAVILDGVLDPVAWSTGRGDAGRKLPFSTRLRSGYGAYEAWMSALDECARVGKKRCGASGDVEHMWRAVIRKARKGKLVVGKQHVRYESIVGDVLSGLYARQSYRSLMRYTQRLYRTSKAKPGSRLHAQASADVQRLAKRLRAIRRELPGPYAAPQVGPQARGFSDAFSGVACSDTANPKRPNAWIRASKRDDYTMPWFGRLWTWSSSLCAGWPGSSADAFHGPWRVKTSTPVLIIGNSHDPATPISGARAANRVLAKSRLLMLDTWGHGAIGQSRCVTDKMADYLLGQNLPEAGTVCKPDRQLFPPRG; encoded by the coding sequence ATGAAGCATCTCGTCGTACGCGCCGCTGCCGTTTTCGGGGCGATCGGGCTGGCCGGCTCACTCCTCGCCGCGCCCACCACGGCGCGCTCCGCGGCACCTACGGCGTCGCCCGATCAGGTCGCCGCGCCGGTGCCCGATATCAACTGGCACAAGTGCGAGTTCGCCAAGAAGTTCGACTGCGCCAACGTGCGGGTGCCGCTCGACTACGACAACCCCGACGGCCCGAAGACGAAGGTATTCGTACAGCGTCATCGTGCGACGAAGCCGAAACAGCGCATCGGATCGCTGTTCATCAACCCCGGCGGTCCGGGCGGAAGCTCGAGCGGGTTCGTGTTCGACGCGATCAACCTGTTCGGCAAGTCGGTACGACAACGCTTCGACATCGTGGGAGTCGACCCCCGAGGCGTCGGCGGGTCAGCGATCGCCGAGTGCAAGGGCAAATGGCACCACGCGCCGGGCTGGCCACCGCTACCGTTCCCGTTGAAGCGCAAGGCCGAACGCAAGTGGATTAAGGCCGACAACGATCTGCGAGCCTTCTGCGCGAAGCACAAGAACGCCCTCCTCGACCACATGTCGACGGCCGACACTGCCCGCGACATGGATCTTGTCCGGCAAGCGCTCGGTGACGACAAGCTCACCTACTACGGCGTCTCCTACGGCACCTACCTCGGCTCGACGTACGCCGCGATGTTCCCCGACCGAGTACGCGCAGTCATCCTCGACGGTGTGCTCGACCCGGTCGCCTGGTCGACCGGCCGTGGAGACGCCGGTCGCAAGCTGCCGTTCTCGACCCGGTTGCGAAGTGGCTACGGCGCGTACGAGGCCTGGATGTCGGCGCTCGACGAATGCGCTCGGGTCGGCAAGAAGCGCTGCGGAGCCTCGGGCGACGTCGAGCACATGTGGCGCGCGGTCATCCGCAAGGCGCGCAAGGGCAAGCTCGTCGTCGGCAAGCAGCACGTGCGTTACGAGTCCATCGTCGGCGATGTGCTCAGCGGGTTGTACGCGCGTCAGAGCTATCGCTCCCTGATGCGCTACACACAGCGTCTCTATCGCACGTCGAAGGCGAAACCGGGCTCGCGCCTGCATGCGCAGGCGTCCGCTGACGTCCAGCGTCTGGCCAAGAGGCTGCGCGCCATTCGCAGGGAGCTGCCCGGTCCGTACGCCGCGCCGCAGGTTGGGCCGCAGGCGCGTGGATTCTCCGATGCGTTCTCCGGGGTCGCCTGCTCCGACACGGCCAACCCCAAGCGGCCGAACGCCTGGATCAGGGCGAGTAAGCGCGATGACTACACGATGCCTTGGTTCGGACGACTCTGGACCTGGAGCTCGTCGCTGTGCGCCGGTTGGCCGGGCTCGTCGGCCGATGCTTTCCACGGACCGTGGCGGGTGAAGACCTCGACCCCGGTGTTGATCATCGGTAACTCGCACGATCCCGCCACGCCGATCAGCGGGGCGCGGGCAGCGAACCGGGTACTCGCGAAGTCACGCCTGTTGATGCTCGACACCTGGGGGCACGGCGCGATCGGCCAAAGCCGGTGCGTGACCGACAAGATGGCCGACTACCTGCTCGGGCAGAACCTGCCCGAGGCGGGCACCGTGTGCAAGCCGGACCGTCAGTTGTTCCCGCCGAGGGGCTGA
- a CDS encoding pirin family protein: MSNLERNPAESVCGSDSPDGPTVDLLSGRLVPLSARRPLQGTADGSQQARDETIVNRMLPQRHRRMIGAWCFVDHYGPDDISATSGMQVAPHPHSGLQTVSWLYEGAVHHQDSIGSDQLIDPGGLGLMTAGRAISHSEASPDQRPAMLHGMQLWVALPDASRSGEPGWEYHEELPGGSFGDAQVRVLLGALGDVESPATTHTPILGAEVRLDGESALPLRSDFEYGIVVATGSVEIEGTTVEPGSLAYLGRGRTELAVAGEAVFLLLGGEPFEEELVMWWNFIGRSHAEIESMRKAWSEGSDYGVVDSFDGYRIPAPPIPDVSLRPRGRRG, translated from the coding sequence GTGAGCAATCTCGAGCGAAATCCAGCCGAGTCCGTTTGCGGCAGCGACTCACCCGACGGACCAACGGTCGATCTGCTATCGGGGCGGCTGGTGCCGCTGAGCGCTCGCCGCCCTCTACAGGGCACTGCCGACGGATCACAGCAGGCCCGCGACGAGACGATCGTCAACCGGATGCTCCCGCAGCGTCACCGCCGGATGATCGGCGCCTGGTGCTTCGTCGACCACTACGGCCCGGACGACATCTCCGCAACGAGCGGCATGCAGGTCGCGCCGCACCCGCATTCGGGTCTACAGACGGTGAGCTGGCTGTATGAAGGTGCCGTACACCATCAGGACAGCATCGGTAGCGACCAGCTGATCGATCCCGGCGGTCTCGGCCTGATGACGGCGGGCCGGGCGATCTCGCATTCCGAGGCATCGCCCGATCAGCGCCCGGCGATGCTGCACGGCATGCAGCTGTGGGTCGCACTCCCGGACGCGAGTCGATCCGGTGAGCCCGGGTGGGAGTACCACGAGGAGCTACCGGGAGGCTCCTTCGGCGATGCACAGGTCCGCGTACTGCTCGGCGCGCTCGGTGACGTCGAGTCCCCGGCGACAACGCACACCCCGATCCTAGGAGCAGAGGTACGCCTCGACGGCGAGTCGGCGCTGCCGTTACGGAGCGACTTCGAGTACGGGATCGTGGTCGCGACGGGCTCGGTCGAGATCGAGGGCACCACGGTCGAGCCGGGTTCGCTCGCGTACCTCGGACGCGGGCGTACGGAGCTGGCGGTGGCCGGAGAGGCGGTGTTCCTACTGCTGGGCGGAGAGCCGTTCGAGGAAGAGCTCGTCATGTGGTGGAACTTCATCGGACGCAGCCACGCCGAGATCGAGTCGATGCGCAAGGCCTGGTCGGAGGGCTCCGACTACGGAGTTGTCGACTCCTTCGACGGCTACCGGATTCCCGCGCCGCCGATCCCCGACGTGTCGCTGCGTCCCCGCGGTCGAAGGGGCTAG
- a CDS encoding FAD-binding oxidoreductase translates to MSARTYRSEHTGGITNGAVSFWYDQIGVPERGEELPGDRTADVCIVGAGLTGLWTAYYLAKQQPDLRIVMLEKEFAGYGASGRNGGWLSAELAGNLDRYAETGGRDGVLRLVRAMESAVDEVIGVCEAEGIHADIVKDGVLHVARSEPQLARLDATLRANAGWGIDESHERRLSRGEVRDRVRVEGALGAVYSPHCARVQPAKLVQGIASAVRALGVTIYEGTEVTAIEPGRAITRNGVVSADHVLRCLEGYTASIEGQRREWLPMNSSMIATEPLPPAVWDEIGWTGAELVGDAANAYSYAQRTVDGRIAIGGRGVPYRFGSRTDVDGVTQAQTIESLLAILHSQFPAAHGLPIAHAWCGVLGVPRDWCASVAVDRDTGLGWAGGYVGSGLTTTNLAGRTLADLVLGQESELVSLPWTGRQVRQWEPEPLRWLGVQAMYALYREADRREAAGLRKPSRIARFANLLTGR, encoded by the coding sequence ATGAGCGCCCGTACGTACCGGAGCGAGCACACCGGCGGCATCACGAACGGCGCAGTGTCGTTCTGGTACGACCAGATCGGCGTACCCGAGCGCGGTGAGGAGCTCCCGGGCGACCGCACTGCCGACGTCTGCATCGTCGGCGCAGGTCTCACCGGGCTGTGGACCGCGTACTACCTCGCGAAGCAGCAGCCCGATCTGCGGATCGTCATGCTGGAGAAGGAGTTCGCCGGGTACGGAGCATCCGGGCGCAACGGCGGCTGGCTTTCGGCCGAGCTCGCCGGCAATCTCGACCGGTACGCCGAGACGGGCGGGCGCGACGGAGTCCTGCGGCTCGTACGCGCAATGGAGTCCGCGGTCGACGAGGTCATCGGCGTCTGCGAGGCCGAGGGAATCCACGCCGACATCGTCAAGGACGGCGTGCTCCACGTCGCCCGCTCCGAACCCCAGCTCGCCCGCCTGGACGCCACGCTACGAGCCAACGCCGGCTGGGGCATCGACGAGTCGCATGAGCGTCGACTCAGCCGCGGTGAGGTACGCGATCGGGTGCGGGTCGAGGGTGCGCTCGGCGCCGTGTACAGCCCCCACTGTGCCCGGGTGCAGCCTGCCAAGCTCGTACAAGGCATCGCATCCGCCGTTCGCGCTCTCGGGGTCACCATCTACGAGGGCACTGAGGTGACGGCCATCGAGCCCGGCCGCGCGATCACCCGCAACGGTGTCGTAAGCGCGGATCACGTCTTGCGTTGCCTCGAGGGATACACGGCGAGCATCGAAGGCCAACGGCGGGAGTGGCTGCCGATGAACTCCTCGATGATCGCGACCGAGCCGCTCCCGCCGGCGGTATGGGACGAGATCGGCTGGACCGGCGCGGAGCTCGTCGGTGACGCCGCAAACGCGTACAGCTATGCGCAGCGCACGGTTGACGGGCGCATCGCCATCGGCGGACGCGGGGTTCCTTATCGTTTCGGCTCGCGTACCGATGTCGACGGGGTGACGCAGGCACAGACCATCGAGTCCCTGCTCGCGATCCTGCACAGCCAGTTTCCGGCGGCTCACGGCCTGCCGATCGCGCACGCATGGTGCGGAGTGCTCGGCGTGCCCCGCGACTGGTGCGCGAGCGTCGCCGTCGACCGCGATACAGGACTCGGCTGGGCGGGCGGATACGTCGGCAGCGGCCTCACCACGACGAACCTCGCCGGCCGCACTCTCGCGGACCTCGTTCTCGGCCAGGAATCCGAGCTCGTGTCGTTGCCCTGGACCGGTCGACAGGTACGGCAGTGGGAGCCAGAACCCCTGCGCTGGTTGGGAGTTCAGGCCATGTACGCGCTCTATCGCGAAGCCGACCGCCGCGAGGCGGCAGGGCTCCGGAAACCGAGCCGGATCGCCCGGTTCGCGAACCTGTTGACCGGTAGGTGA
- a CDS encoding FAD-binding oxidoreductase, translating into MMSKIGRNGAANRVAVIGGGMVGLSTAWFLQDRGVEVTVYERDHVAAGSSWGNAGWLTPALTVPLPEPAVLTYGVKAVLSPSSPVYVPVSADPGLIRFLSGFTRASTARRWRRSLRAYAPMSRRAFDSFDLLAKGGVESPMRDTDSFLACFTDSKAREHLAHELDEVRESGQDTSYDLIDGDEARRITPALSENVEAAIRIHGQRFINPPEYMAALAASVRQRGGTIHEGVGVSEIRDDDAGVVLDLGGQTQRFDAVVAATGTWLGKLARPFGVRRVVQAGRGYSFTVPADALPEHPVYLPDQRVACTPLGDRLRVAGMMEFRRPEVPVDPRRIEAIVAAARPMFGPGVDFDDRRNEWVGSRPCTADGLPLIGPTRSPHVFAAGGHGMWGMVLGPLTGELIAETITTGRTPAELTPFDPLR; encoded by the coding sequence ATGATGAGCAAGATCGGCCGCAATGGCGCGGCCAACCGAGTAGCCGTCATCGGCGGCGGAATGGTCGGACTCTCGACCGCATGGTTCCTCCAGGACCGCGGCGTCGAGGTCACGGTTTACGAGCGCGACCACGTCGCAGCGGGCTCCTCGTGGGGTAACGCGGGCTGGCTCACGCCGGCCCTGACCGTGCCCCTCCCCGAGCCCGCCGTATTGACGTACGGCGTCAAGGCGGTGCTCAGCCCGAGCTCGCCGGTCTACGTACCCGTGAGCGCCGACCCGGGCCTGATCCGATTCCTCTCGGGGTTCACTCGGGCGAGCACGGCTCGCCGTTGGCGACGCAGCCTGCGCGCGTACGCACCGATGAGCCGACGTGCATTTGACTCGTTCGACCTGCTCGCGAAGGGCGGCGTCGAGTCGCCGATGCGCGACACCGACTCTTTCCTCGCCTGCTTCACCGACTCCAAGGCTCGCGAGCACCTCGCCCATGAGCTCGACGAGGTACGCGAGTCCGGGCAGGACACCTCGTACGACCTGATCGACGGCGACGAGGCGCGACGGATCACGCCGGCACTGTCCGAGAACGTCGAAGCAGCGATCCGCATCCACGGTCAGCGCTTCATCAACCCGCCCGAGTACATGGCGGCGCTTGCCGCGTCGGTACGCCAGCGCGGCGGGACCATCCACGAGGGCGTCGGCGTCAGCGAGATCCGCGACGACGACGCGGGCGTCGTACTCGACCTCGGCGGCCAGACTCAGCGCTTCGACGCGGTCGTCGCCGCCACCGGCACCTGGCTCGGCAAGCTGGCGCGCCCGTTCGGCGTACGCCGGGTCGTACAGGCCGGGCGTGGGTACAGCTTCACGGTTCCGGCCGATGCCCTCCCCGAGCATCCCGTGTACCTCCCCGATCAGCGGGTGGCGTGCACGCCGCTCGGCGACCGACTGCGCGTCGCCGGGATGATGGAGTTCCGGCGGCCCGAGGTGCCGGTCGACCCGCGCCGGATCGAGGCAATAGTCGCCGCGGCGCGACCGATGTTCGGCCCCGGCGTCGACTTCGACGACCGGCGCAACGAGTGGGTCGGTTCGCGGCCGTGCACCGCAGACGGGCTGCCGTTGATCGGCCCGACCCGCTCACCGCATGTGTTCGCCGCGGGCGGTCACGGGATGTGGGGCATGGTCCTCGGGCCGCTGACGGGTGAGCTGATCGCGGAGACGATCACGACCGGGCGTACACCTGCCGAGCTCACACCGTTCGACCCGCTGAGGTGA
- a CDS encoding LuxR C-terminal-related transcriptional regulator, with product MTATTQTSSTRAGRQLAEPAAVDGPSERLQELVDRLAKAPEIRECGACQQYLASALELILAHLRPVAATPPQRVTLTTRELDVLRLLAGGMTAHQIARRLGISCATVRKHLEHAYAKLDVHDRLTATIRMRELDLLPRPDL from the coding sequence ATGACTGCTACAACGCAGACTTCGAGCACAAGGGCCGGGCGGCAGCTGGCCGAACCGGCCGCCGTAGACGGGCCCTCAGAGCGCTTGCAAGAACTCGTCGATCGCCTCGCGAAGGCTCCTGAGATCCGCGAGTGCGGGGCGTGTCAGCAGTACCTCGCGTCGGCACTCGAGCTGATCCTTGCGCACCTTCGTCCGGTGGCAGCCACGCCGCCGCAGCGGGTCACGTTGACGACCCGGGAGCTCGACGTACTGAGGCTGCTGGCGGGCGGCATGACCGCCCACCAGATCGCGCGCCGACTAGGGATCTCGTGCGCCACGGTGCGCAAGCATCTGGAGCATGCGTACGCGAAACTCGATGTGCACGATCGGCTCACGGCAACCATCCGGATGCGTGAGCTCGATCTGCTACCCCGTCCCGACCTCTAG